The sequence below is a genomic window from Nicotiana tomentosiformis chromosome 6, ASM39032v3, whole genome shotgun sequence.
gacgacttaaatacatcaaacaatgcaagagaaaacaacttcaattaataaagctatgatctttatacaatttgtaaaaagtcaacaaaagtgaaCCCCCCAGGtctgcacctcagaacccgataaaatttacaaaactcaaacacccattccgatacgagttcaaccatacaaaaattatcaagttccaataCCAAATCGtctttcaaatcatcatttttcatttttgaaagattttacaatttttcctaaattttcttTTATATTCTCATGAATTAGATGTTAAATCTAATGTATATTCACAAagtataattgaaaattgattaggGGTACTTACCCAATAATTGTAGATGAAAttcctctctcaaaatcgcccactcTTGGACCTAGAgttcaaaatataacaaaaatgaaGTTAAAACTCGGAATGCCCAGCATTTAGcaggttgcagatgtcgcatttgcgacaggaggttcgcaaatgcggacaaaacatcgcaaatgcgacccctgaTAGACCAGGCCTTCATCACAAATGCGATacagagttcgcaaatgcgaaactctTCAGGTTTCGCAAAAGCGACACtttcatcgcaaatgtgatccaATCCCTAGCagcccaggttcgcaaatgcgaagactacCTCGCAAATGTGgcagtcgcatttgcgatcaaaacatcgcaaatgcgatgaaaccaGAACAACACTCAAAATTCTTAACAAAACACTCTGAAgctaatccgaaactcacccgagcccccgaggcTCCAAATCAAATACCCACACAAGTCTgtaaacataacacgaactcgctcccGCGATCAGAAcaccaaaataacctctagaatcacgaatcgaacgccaaaacacatgaaaatcacaatgaacttcaagaacttctagaatcgcaaccgagcgtccgaaccatatcaaatcaactccaaatgataccaaattttgcaggcaagttccaaatgacaaaatagACTTATTCCAAGTTCAGAAATCATAATCCGGACccgatagccttaaagtcaaaccatggtcaaacttagaaaaaattctaaacctttaaactgccaacttccgccaaatgatgccgaaaccttttagaaacatccaaatgaaattccgggcatacgcccaagtccaaaattaccgtccggacctaccggaactatcaaaactccgatccgaggtcaaatactcaaaagtcaaactttgatgAATTCTTTCAATTTCGAGCTTCTCAAATTAGAGTTACTCCTAAAAATCCTTTCCGAACCTCTCAAAAACCCGAACCGATgatgtacgcaagtcataatacgctGTGTGAAGCTACTCGTAACATCAAATTGCCGAGCCGGACGCAATTGCTCAAAATGattagtcgggtcgttacacctccccataccccacaactgaaattttactgggtcgttgttgttgttgtatttctgGGATAGTGGTAACATAAATTAAACTGATCGCAAGGTTTACATATAATACAAAGGACGAGTAAAAGGTCATATCTGTAATTAATGTCAAATGAAATTAAATCTCAAGACCATAACTTATCTCAATTGATCAATTACTGCATTAATTAATCTATTGAATCAAAGTAATTACCAAAAAATGTAAGTTAAGGTTTCCTTAATTTCATTAAAAGCCTGAATTCACCTGTTTCAGCATAAATGCTGAGAGTTTCATTAATCCAAAAAAGAATGACTTCTCAATGGCAAATTCCCTTCTTTTAATTCTACAACTTTTATGTATTTTCTCAAGTACTTGCACTGCCCACATACCAAAATTTCCTGCTATTTTTGCCTTTGGAGATTCATTGCTAGATTCTGGCAATAACAACTTTATTCTAACTCTATTTCAAGCCAATCACCCACCCTATGGACAATCTTTTCCTAATCAAGTCCCAACTGGGAGATTTTCCAATGGAAAACTCGTTTCAGATTTCTTAGCCTTTTCTCTAGGAATCAAGGACACTATTCCTCCTTTTCTTGATCCCAATTTACCGGTCAGTGAGCTCAAAACGGGTGTCAGTTTTGCTTCTGCAGGTATTGAACCACTTAAATTTTAATAAACATTAAATTCTAAACTCGTAATTTTAAAAGTATTACTCCAtccggtccactttaattgattttttggttgttttcacacatattaatgaattcaccttttaacattgcttaaataataaaattgatcatattactttaatttgttcattgaaaatactttgaaaaaaaaagttaattcttcttgatatctgaaaaaatcaaatattgtggatcacaaaaaaagacaaaaaatcaattaaagtggactAGAGGGAGTAATAAGTTTAGTCCTTAGAGCTTTAAAGGATGAACTTATTAAATTTAGATTTTGGATTCAAAGGTGCAggatttgatgatttgacaaacgTTAAAACTCAGGGAATTCCAATTTTCACACAAGTGGAGAACTTCAAGAAGTTCATTGAAAAATTAAAGGGGGTTGTAGGAGAAAAGGAGGCTTTGGACATAATTAAGGATGCTCTAGTTCTAATTATGGCTGGAAGTAATGACATTGCTTTAAGTTTGAATAATGGATTCCTAAGACGGCTTGAACTTGGCCTAAGTGGCTATCATGATTTCTTGCACCAAAGGCTTGAAGAGATTATCAAGGTTAATATTCTCTTTCAACTTATTATCACAAAAATGTGATCTTTATATTTTCTGTACAAGATTGTTTTGttaatatttcaaaaaaaaaaaataaaaaaaatgtaagATATCTTTCGTTTTTTCCTAACCTACTTGTTATAACGACCTTTGCTTTGTCATTATTTTGGCTTAGACTTGCCACATTATTTGAACACATGACATCGTCTTATTGGCCTTAAAATTTGATTGGACACGCCATATCACTTGAATACGTGATACACTGGTTTAATCATGCATGCTATTCAGTCCATCCCAAGAGTGGGTTGgttagtggtgagcaccctccacttccaatcaagaggttgcgagttcgagtcaccccaaaagtAAGATGGAGAGTTCTTGAAGGGTGGGAGCCGAgtgtctatcgaaaacagtctttctaccccagggtaggggtaaggtctgcgtcaGTGCCGACTCAAGGGAGAGGCAGCTAAAGCAATTGCTTTACCCCCCCTGCCCAATTGAAGGCCCCAATTTTCATCATTagttaattttatattattaaaaaattattaaaaaagatACTAGAtttatgtttttttatttttggatataAAAGTTTTTTAGAAAAAATAGAGGTTATTTAGAtaaatacttgaattttataaTACACATATAATATCGCAAAATAACAGTTTGATGATGACattgataataaaaaaataaaaacaaaatctcTTGTAATATCTTTTTAAGTAAATTATTTCTTATAAAGAGTATATCaagtcattttttttaattcaaataaacTTGAACTCTTACAAatgtataaaattattttaaaatctgCTTTAATAGTATAAAATTACGATAATTAGATGTTGAGAACTTATAAAAACGTTTTCTTAACTGCAGATAtttcttattaaaaaaaattgaaacctTGATGAGTAGAGTTACTAGATATCTTCGATGGTGGAATCTAGTAGGTAACTAAGTGAAAGGCCAAAATACATATAAAACGGTCCATAAAACTATTATTAATaacaacaaagaaaaaaaatcataaatatatgcaattttattaaataaaatttgGGCCTCTTTTTAACTTTCGGCTTTAGGCCACCAATTTCGTTGAGTCGCCCctggtctacgtacacactaccctctccagaccccactagtgagattatactgggttgttattgttgttgctatttaGTCCATCCCAAAATACATAGTGGGATTAGATTTCGATGTGAATTTGGATATCACACCTTTACTAATGCACTAGaacaaaatttatatatttagaaattatataaaaattaCTATTATAAATGCAGAGACTGTATGATAACGGATGCCGGAACGTGCTGATAACAGGGCTGCCTCCCCTCGGATGTATACCTGCTCAAATGACTGCAAGATCAAGCTTTAATCGTCAGTGTATTCAAAACCTGAATTCAGAAGCTCAATCTTATAATCAGAAACTTACTGAAATATTGCCTCGAATTCAGGGCACATTTCCTGGGAGCAAACTTGTCTATGCCGATTTATACCAGCCTTTGATTGACATGAATACTAATCCTCAAAAATATGGTATTTTCCCAAttcgtcaaaaaaaaaaaaattccttctATTTATGAAAAGTTCGAGTTTTATTCATTAATATGTATGAAGTTTACATGCATAGCGTGTTCTTTGATCGAGTTATTTGTTCATACTTCATACTTACAAAATTTAAATGATAGAAAATCTTGAATGGTGTAAAAAAAGCTTTTCACTATCTCCAGATCACTTGGAAATTGATTACATGCAATCATTTAAAGTTTAACTTATAGATAGTGATAATATAAATGTTTTTACACTATTAAAaggcagtccggtgcactaaactcccgctatgcgcggggtccggaaaAGGACCGGACCATAAGGGtatattgtacgcagccttaccctgcatttctgcaagaggctgttttcacggctcgaacccgtgatctCCTGggcacatgacaacaactttaccagttacaccAAGGTTACCCGTCGGCCGTCGTATTCActaaaatataactacaagtaatttCGCACCTAGAAAATGAAGTAAAAACCTTGCTATACCATGTTAAATAATATTAATGGTGTAAAAACCTCCAATTGTTTTAGTATAATTAACTTGTTGTAGCAGGCACGATGGGTTAAAATTCATTTTCACTGTAAgcgtatatattttatataattttttaatttttcttttttgtttacaGGATATTTGGAGGTAGGGAGAGGATGTTGTGGGACTGGGCTATTTGAAGTTGGATGGTTGTGTAATCATCTAACTCCAATATGCTCAAATGCAAGTCAGTTCTTATATTTTGATGCTATTCATCCAACCGAGTTGGCCTACCACTCCATCTCTGATTATTTCATGACCACTGCCATTCCTCTATTTTTAGaataaatacataaaataaaaaactttcaTAATATCTTTCTCAGCCATATTTATTAAGTACTAGTTTTGTAACCTCTTTTTAATTTCAAGTGGTTTTCTGTTTTCTTTTTTAGTTATATTTTTCCTACTGCACTCCTGtctgtctcttttttttttaaccaTCCGATATTCGAGGTTTGAACTATTGCATTCGCTCAACTGGCAACCGCCAGTGGCGGAGACACCTTATAACAAGGGgtgtcttttttttttatatgcATATATACTATATGTTAACTCCTCTTGATTTTTtcgtatgtttacttttatatattttgacacacTTTAATGAAAAGTGGTTCCGCCACTGAGGCCTACTATGGGTAAAGAACTTCGACCAAAAAGTTATTCATTTCCAGAATCTAACTCAAAATCTCTGATTAAGAATGGAGGGATTCCAACCATCCCACCACATTCTAATACGGGcaatttctcttctttttcttgttcTTGGAGAATAAAAATGCTTCAAATATAAGCAGTTGTACTATAGCAGAAATAATATTTTCTCTATATATATGTTCTAATACGAGTGGTTAGTTTGCAGGCTGCCTAACCCATGTAATGAAAGTGAAGTTGCTTGTTTTAATAATTAAAGAGATTGGCTGAATCTAAAACTTTTTGTTAACCACTTCCTCGTACTAGCTAATTAAGCTTATGAATTTGTGAAGTTGTTCAGGTTAGCATAAAGTATATCGTCCATTAGATTTGTTATAATATATTGCAAggttttcaagtttcaaccacTTGAAAAGTCTAATGTAGACTTACTTGACAAATGAAAAAGGTAACCATATGTAAACATCAATTTGGTACATGAAGTAAAATTTTAGAATTTTACCACTCGAAAATGAAAACATATGTACAAGCTAAGTCAAATTGCGACAATAAATTGATACTGCTTGCGTAAAATTTTGCATATCTCACTGCCCATAGATGGCACCATGTAGTATCTCTCTCAATCTACCAAAACCAAGCCAAAATTCAACGTCAGTACACTCTCAG
It includes:
- the LOC104109249 gene encoding GDSL esterase/lipase At1g06990, producing the protein MANSLLLILQLLCIFSSTCTAHIPKFPAIFAFGDSLLDSGNNNFILTLFQANHPPYGQSFPNQVPTGRFSNGKLVSDFLAFSLGIKDTIPPFLDPNLPVSELKTGVSFASAGFDDLTNVKTQGIPIFTQVENFKKFIEKLKGVVGEKEALDIIKDALVLIMAGSNDIALSLNNGFLRRLELGLSGYHDFLHQRLEEIIKVNILFQLIITKM